In Myxococcota bacterium, the following proteins share a genomic window:
- the hpnC gene encoding squalene synthase HpnC, which produces MSAAPLAPAAAELVARAQTENFPVALFVLSRAQRAHLMAIYGFARLADELGDSAPGDRLAQLDFLEADLDRAYRGQAQHPLLQRLTPSLESLKLPREPFAALIEANRRDQRIARYASWRALAEYCEYSANPVGRLVLHVFGAATPERFALSDRVCTALQLAEHCQDVAEDFAAGRVYLPAEDLARFGASEADLTRLQASPALREVLRFEVARARGLLDSGAALVKTLSGRGRLAVAGFIAGGRAALDAIERADFDVLAEATRPRKRDLARRLLGAWL; this is translated from the coding sequence ATGAGCGCCGCGCCGCTCGCCCCCGCCGCGGCGGAGCTCGTCGCCCGCGCGCAGACGGAGAACTTCCCCGTCGCGCTGTTCGTGCTGTCGCGCGCGCAGCGCGCCCACCTGATGGCGATCTACGGCTTCGCGCGGCTGGCCGACGAGCTGGGTGACTCCGCGCCCGGCGACCGGCTGGCGCAGCTCGACTTCCTGGAGGCCGACCTCGACCGCGCCTACCGCGGGCAGGCGCAGCACCCGCTCTTGCAGCGGCTCACGCCGAGCCTGGAGTCCCTGAAGCTGCCGCGCGAGCCGTTCGCCGCGCTGATCGAGGCCAACCGCCGCGACCAGCGCATCGCGCGCTACGCCAGCTGGCGCGCGCTGGCCGAGTACTGCGAGTACTCCGCGAACCCGGTCGGACGGCTGGTGCTGCACGTGTTCGGCGCGGCGACGCCCGAGCGCTTCGCGCTCTCGGACCGGGTGTGCACCGCGCTCCAGCTCGCCGAGCACTGCCAGGACGTGGCCGAGGACTTCGCCGCGGGCCGCGTATATCTCCCGGCCGAGGACCTGGCGCGCTTCGGCGCGTCGGAAGCCGATCTCACCCGGCTCCAGGCCTCGCCGGCGCTGCGCGAGGTGCTGCGCTTCGAGGTGGCGCGCGCGCGCGGCCTGCTCGACTCGGGCGCGGCCTTGGTGAAGACCCTGTCCGGCCGCGGACGGCTCGCCGTGGCGGGCTTCATCGCGGGCGGGCGCGCGGCGCTCGACGCGATCGAGCGCGCGGACTTCGACGTGCTGGCCGAGGCGACCCGGCCGCGCAAGCGCGACCTGGCGCGCCGGCTGCTCGGGGCCTGGCTGTGA
- the hpnE gene encoding hydroxysqualene dehydroxylase HpnE, which produces MTPRIAVVGGGLAGLAAGIACGDAGAQVTLFEARPRLGGATFSTELQGLRVDNGQHVFLRCCSEYLAFLERVDALGRTVIQPRLAIPVLAPGAKTTWLRRIGLPAPLHLAPSLAGYSPLSLGERLRLVPAALALKSLELDDPALDRSTFADWLRARGQSPRAIESFWDLVTRPTVNLPAAEASLALAAKVFQTGLLDRPEAADVGYAAVPLEAVHGEPAQRALEKLGAAIHRRARVQKVDGRSVVVAGERLEFDAVVLAAPHEDAAKLLPAAAGVDPAALGKLGASPILNLHAVWDRKVLPHAFAAAVGSPLEWLFDRSEAAGLERGQYLAVSLSAADRWLGVSAESLRRTFEPAFRALLPAARDAVLERFFTTSEPTATFRGAPGSHSLRARTETRLPGLYLAGAWTDTGWPATMEGAVRSGMKAARAALLGAGLTRGLPLEVPA; this is translated from the coding sequence GTGACTCCGCGGATCGCGGTGGTGGGCGGCGGGCTCGCGGGCCTTGCGGCGGGCATCGCCTGCGGCGACGCGGGCGCGCAGGTCACTTTGTTCGAGGCGCGGCCGCGCCTGGGCGGCGCGACCTTCTCGACCGAGCTCCAGGGGCTGCGCGTCGACAACGGGCAGCACGTGTTCCTGCGCTGCTGCAGCGAGTATCTCGCGTTCCTCGAGCGCGTGGACGCGCTCGGCCGCACGGTGATCCAGCCCCGGCTGGCGATCCCGGTGCTGGCGCCGGGCGCGAAGACCACCTGGCTGCGGCGCATCGGCCTGCCGGCGCCGCTGCACCTGGCGCCGAGCCTGGCCGGCTACTCGCCGCTGTCGCTCGGCGAGCGGCTGCGGCTCGTGCCGGCTGCGCTGGCGCTGAAGTCACTCGAGCTCGACGATCCGGCGCTCGACCGCAGCACCTTCGCGGACTGGCTGCGCGCGCGGGGTCAGTCGCCGCGCGCGATCGAGTCGTTCTGGGACCTCGTGACCCGCCCGACCGTGAACCTGCCCGCGGCCGAGGCTTCGCTCGCGCTGGCCGCGAAGGTGTTCCAGACGGGCCTGCTCGACCGGCCCGAGGCCGCCGACGTGGGCTACGCGGCGGTGCCGCTCGAGGCCGTGCACGGCGAGCCCGCGCAGCGCGCGCTCGAGAAGCTCGGCGCCGCGATCCATCGGCGCGCGCGCGTGCAAAAGGTCGACGGCCGCTCGGTCGTGGTCGCCGGCGAGAGGCTCGAGTTCGACGCGGTGGTGCTGGCCGCGCCGCACGAAGACGCCGCGAAGCTCCTGCCCGCGGCCGCCGGCGTGGACCCCGCGGCACTGGGCAAGCTCGGCGCCTCGCCGATCCTGAACCTGCACGCGGTCTGGGACCGCAAGGTCCTGCCGCACGCCTTCGCCGCGGCGGTGGGCTCACCGCTCGAGTGGCTGTTCGACCGCAGCGAGGCCGCGGGGCTCGAGCGCGGGCAGTATCTCGCGGTGTCGCTCTCCGCCGCCGACCGCTGGCTCGGCGTCTCGGCGGAGTCGCTGCGCCGCACCTTCGAGCCGGCCTTCCGGGCGCTCCTGCCTGCGGCGCGCGACGCCGTGCTCGAGCGCTTCTTCACCACCTCGGAGCCGACCGCGACCTTCCGCGGCGCGCCGGGCAGTCACTCGCTGCGCGCGCGCACCGAGACGCGCCTGCCCGGCCTGTACCTCGCCGGCGCGTGGACCGACACCGGCTGGCCCGCCACGATGGAGGGCGCGGTGCGCAGCGGCATGAAGGCCGCGCGCGCGGCGCTGCTCGGCGCCGGGCTCACGCGCGGATTGCCTCTGGAGGTCCCGGCATGA